The following is a genomic window from Streptomyces chrestomyceticus JCM 4735.
GACCGCAGCGGCGCGCGGGCGATGTTCTACGAGCTCCGCAAGCTGCCCGACGGATCGGCGGAGCGCGCCGAGCTGCGCAACACGCTCGTGCGGATGCATCTGCCGCTCGTCGAGCACCTGGCCCGGCGCTTCCGCAACCGCGGCGAGCCGCTGGACGACCTGACCCAGGTCGCCACCATCGGCCTGATCAAGTCCGTGGACCGCTTCGACCCCGACCGCGGCGTGGAGTTCTCCACATACGCCACGCCCACGGTCGTCGGCGAGATCAAGCGGCACTTCCGCGACAAGGGCTGGGCGGTCCGGGTGCCCCGCCGCCTCCAGGAGCTGCGGCTGTCGCTGACCACCGCGACCGCCGAGCTGTCGCAGCGGCACGGCCGCTCCCCCACGGTCCACGAGCTGGCCGAGCACCTGGCGATCTCCGAGGAGGAGGTCCTGGAGGGCCTGGAGTCGGCCAACGCGTACAGCACCCTGTCCCTGGACGTGCCGGACACCGACGACGAGTCGCCGGCCGTCGCCGACACCCTGGGCGCCGAGGACGAGGCGCTGGAGGG
Proteins encoded in this region:
- a CDS encoding RNA polymerase sigma factor SigF is translated as MAPVTAIPEQHHARPQPVGADDHGGRLDAAEQAERADHMDQSENKRNERDPHTPHHPHDPHDPHDRSGARAMFYELRKLPDGSAERAELRNTLVRMHLPLVEHLARRFRNRGEPLDDLTQVATIGLIKSVDRFDPDRGVEFSTYATPTVVGEIKRHFRDKGWAVRVPRRLQELRLSLTTATAELSQRHGRSPTVHELAEHLAISEEEVLEGLESANAYSTLSLDVPDTDDESPAVADTLGAEDEALEGVEYRESLKPLLEDLPPREKKILLLRFFGNMTQSQIAQEVGISQMHVSRLLARTLAQLRDKLLVEE